One genomic window of Sulfurovum lithotrophicum includes the following:
- the ccoN gene encoding cytochrome-c oxidase, cbb3-type subunit I, which yields MQSNAALEYDYSVAKLFTYTAILFGFLGMLIGTLIAAQLAFPELNYLLGEYGTFSRLRPVHTTVVIYGFTVSGVFATFYYSAQRVLKVSMAESKFIMFIAKLQFWIYLVGALVATISLLLGITQNKEYAQYEWPIDLVIVVIWVLWGIAMFGLIGIRREKALYISMWYFIACFLGVAMLYLFNNMAVPTYFVAGVGSAMHSVSMYAGTNDALVQWWWGHNAVAFVFTVPIVAMIYYFLPKESGQAVYSYKLSLLSFWGLMFVYLWAGSHHLLWSTVPDWMQTMGSVFSVVLILPSWGSAINMLLTMKGEWNQLTENPLIKFMVLASTFYMLSTLEGPIQAVKSVNAIAHFTDWIPGHVHDGVLGWVAFMIMAALFHMAPRMFKREIYSKKLIEAQFWIQTTAVVLYFTSMWIAGITQGMMWRAVDEYGNLMYSFIDTVTVLHPYYAIRALAGVLYVTGFVMFAYNMIKTMTSSRELSEEPQFRSPMA from the coding sequence ATGCAATCAAACGCAGCATTGGAATACGATTATTCCGTAGCGAAATTGTTTACTTATACAGCAATTTTGTTTGGATTTTTAGGTATGTTAATTGGTACGCTTATCGCGGCCCAACTCGCATTCCCGGAACTTAACTACTTATTGGGTGAATATGGTACATTCTCAAGATTGAGACCAGTACACACAACAGTGGTTATCTATGGCTTTACGGTAAGTGGTGTTTTCGCTACATTCTACTATTCGGCACAGAGAGTATTGAAAGTTTCTATGGCTGAATCCAAATTCATCATGTTTATAGCAAAACTTCAATTTTGGATTTATCTGGTAGGTGCTTTAGTCGCGACCATCTCATTGCTTTTGGGAATTACGCAAAACAAAGAGTATGCACAGTATGAGTGGCCAATTGACTTGGTGATCGTTGTTATCTGGGTATTATGGGGTATCGCAATGTTCGGTCTGATCGGAATCAGAAGAGAAAAAGCACTCTATATTTCTATGTGGTATTTCATCGCATGTTTCCTCGGTGTGGCAATGCTTTATCTTTTCAACAACATGGCTGTACCGACTTATTTTGTAGCCGGTGTAGGTAGTGCAATGCATTCAGTTTCTATGTATGCAGGAACGAATGATGCATTGGTTCAATGGTGGTGGGGACACAATGCGGTTGCATTTGTATTTACTGTGCCTATCGTTGCGATGATCTACTACTTCCTTCCAAAAGAGTCTGGTCAGGCAGTTTATTCCTATAAACTTTCTCTTCTTTCTTTCTGGGGTCTTATGTTCGTTTACCTTTGGGCCGGTTCACACCACCTTCTATGGTCAACAGTTCCAGACTGGATGCAGACAATGGGATCAGTATTCTCAGTAGTACTTATTCTCCCATCTTGGGGTTCAGCGATCAACATGCTCCTCACCATGAAAGGTGAGTGGAATCAGTTGACTGAAAACCCACTGATCAAGTTCATGGTATTGGCATCTACATTCTATATGTTGTCAACACTCGAAGGACCTATCCAGGCGGTCAAATCAGTTAACGCGATTGCGCACTTCACTGACTGGATCCCTGGACACGTTCACGATGGTGTCCTTGGTTGGGTTGCATTCATGATCATGGCTGCACTCTTCCACATGGCTCCAAGAATGTTCAAAAGAGAGATATATTCTAAAAAACTTATTGAAGCACAATTCTGGATCCAGACGACAGCCGTTGTTCTTTACTTTACATCCATGTGGATCGCAGGTATCACACAGGGTATGATGTGGAGAGCGGTTGATGAATATGGTAACCTGATGTATTCATTCATCGATACGGTAACTGTACTTCACCCTTACTATGCGATTAGAGCGTTGGCCGGTGTACTTTATGTAACTGGTTTCGTAATGTTCGCTTACAATATGATTAAAACTATGACTTCTTCAAGAGAGCTTTCTGAAGAACCACAGTTCAGATCACCTATGGCATAA
- the ccoO gene encoding cytochrome-c oxidase, cbb3-type subunit II, translating to MFHWLEKNPFFFAVGVFLVIAFAGLIEILPNFAEAARPVDGLRPYTVLELAGKEVYKKDNCIACHSQLIRPFKAETDRYGQYSLSGEYAYDRPFLWGSKRTGPDLHRVGNYRTTDWHENHMWEPTSVVPGSIMPAYKHQFTNAADIATAYAEAVTVKNVFNTPYGDDIQPGKAAFEAYKPKILAEAQKIADNMKNKDVKDAVAAGKVPEVVALIAYLNSLGTSRYEAKK from the coding sequence ATGTTTCATTGGTTAGAGAAAAATCCGTTCTTCTTCGCAGTAGGAGTATTTTTGGTTATCGCATTTGCAGGACTCATCGAGATCCTGCCAAACTTTGCAGAGGCTGCAAGACCGGTAGATGGACTCCGTCCCTATACGGTACTTGAGCTTGCAGGTAAAGAGGTCTATAAAAAAGACAACTGTATTGCTTGTCATTCACAGTTGATTCGTCCGTTCAAAGCGGAAACAGACAGATATGGTCAGTATTCACTCTCTGGTGAGTATGCCTATGATAGACCGTTCCTTTGGGGCTCGAAGAGAACTGGTCCGGACCTTCACCGTGTAGGTAACTATAGAACGACAGATTGGCATGAAAACCATATGTGGGAACCGACATCGGTAGTACCTGGTTCGATTATGCCGGCATATAAACATCAGTTTACAAATGCAGCTGATATTGCAACAGCCTATGCTGAAGCTGTTACGGTAAAAAATGTATTTAATACACCATATGGTGATGATATACAGCCTGGTAAAGCAGCATTTGAAGCCTATAAACCAAAAATATTGGCTGAAGCGCAGAAGATCGCTGACAATATGAAGAACAAAGATGTTAAAGATGCAGTTGCTGCAGGAAAAGTACCTGAAGTCGTTGCGCTGATAGCATATCTTAACAGTTTGGGAACAAGCCGTTATGAGGCGAAAAAGTAA
- a CDS encoding cytochrome c oxidase, cbb3-type, CcoQ subunit: MDIRELQGYASFFMTIFLVVALYGYIVYLYRSEKKGEKDYEKLGNIALDDEIDSTPVNSSNPSPDEKKGAK, from the coding sequence ATGGACATTAGAGAACTTCAGGGCTATGCCAGTTTCTTTATGACCATTTTCCTGGTCGTGGCATTGTACGGGTATATTGTTTACCTCTATAGAAGTGAAAAGAAAGGTGAGAAGGATTATGAAAAATTAGGGAATATCGCTCTCGATGACGAGATCGATAGTACCCCGGTCAATTCAAGTAATCCTTCTCCTGACGAAAAAAAAGGAGCGAAATAA
- a CDS encoding D-alanine--D-alanine ligase — translation MNIAILFGGSSFEHEISIVSAITMKKVLKKSTLTYIFVSADREFYLVDTDKINSKLFSSGEYKKGKQLTLKNGGFFTEGMFGSKQVAFDVLLNLIHGRDGEDGKVASMMEFFNIPYISPRFEASAMSYNKLYTKFLAESLGVKTVPYEYLSKNGDRKISMEYPVIIKPVRLGSSIGVSIVKSETELDYALDVAFEFDNDVIVEPFIDGVKEFNQAGCHTGDWELSIVEEPQKEEFLDFEKKYMDFSRDSQVLSADISEELKNNIQVTFKKIYDPLFRGSIIRCDFFVVNDEILLNEINPIPGSMANYLFPDFEGMVWRLSKALPKEKNISIDYTYIHSIQSAKGKA, via the coding sequence ATGAACATAGCAATTCTATTCGGCGGATCAAGCTTTGAACACGAGATCAGCATTGTTTCAGCCATTACCATGAAAAAAGTACTTAAAAAGAGTACCCTGACCTACATTTTTGTCTCTGCAGACAGAGAATTTTATCTTGTCGATACGGACAAGATCAATTCCAAACTCTTCTCTTCTGGTGAATATAAAAAAGGCAAGCAGCTCACCCTGAAAAACGGTGGATTTTTTACTGAAGGGATGTTTGGAAGCAAACAGGTAGCTTTTGATGTACTGTTGAACCTGATTCATGGAAGGGATGGGGAGGACGGAAAGGTCGCATCGATGATGGAATTTTTCAATATCCCGTACATCTCACCACGCTTTGAAGCTTCCGCAATGAGCTACAACAAACTCTATACCAAATTCCTGGCAGAAAGCCTTGGGGTCAAAACCGTTCCTTATGAGTATTTGTCCAAGAATGGGGATCGTAAAATATCAATGGAATATCCGGTCATCATCAAGCCAGTACGACTTGGCAGCAGTATCGGTGTGAGTATTGTCAAAAGTGAAACGGAACTTGACTATGCGCTGGATGTGGCATTCGAATTCGACAATGATGTGATCGTTGAACCCTTCATTGACGGTGTCAAAGAGTTCAATCAGGCCGGATGTCATACCGGTGATTGGGAACTTTCCATCGTGGAAGAACCGCAAAAGGAGGAATTCCTTGATTTCGAGAAGAAATATATGGATTTTTCCCGCGATTCGCAGGTACTTTCTGCCGATATCTCAGAAGAATTGAAGAACAATATCCAGGTGACATTCAAAAAGATCTACGATCCCCTGTTCAGGGGAAGCATCATCAGATGTGACTTTTTTGTCGTAAATGATGAGATACTTTTGAACGAGATAAACCCTATTCCAGGCTCGATGGCGAACTATCTTTTCCCGGATTTTGAAGGGATGGTCTGGCGCCTTTCAAAAGCTTTGCCGAAAGAGAAAAATATAAGTATAGATTATACTTATATCCATTCGATTCAGAGTGCAAAAGGAAAGGCTTAA